The proteins below are encoded in one region of Apium graveolens cultivar Ventura chromosome 4, ASM990537v1, whole genome shotgun sequence:
- the LOC141720899 gene encoding centromere protein C isoform X3: MALIDYRSSDPVDPLQSVSLLSICQQTYNDIPAPGDSDYLDSVHDLHKSMGLNNCEKLFDEAKEFNSEVLVSELAPNGASENNNEGVAKPKRNLEERRPGLGLKRGRPSFRLNPDKGPPSVSLETTLDMDKLQDPNEFFSAFYKNEFVREEIKRQTGGNMTGKNENNPPANQRRRRPSLFGKKASYKHKYSSAISENDETIIASQAISENDETIIASQETSEQEKLSPSNLVSQKHSVELQEGQSGGMLDELLSRDIEDLDPDGALSLLQEQLQIKPLDLDKYLNDFSDSGNIDIMDLEEEMPVRRKALSDIQNVVNDLIDKNPGSHKQVTRSKSHSLMSSTPPKRLSAASSLFGEGKSLSKPFHFPSSAADLDLSPAKLPTHECFNGQSVELGAMNEPSIHGVINFQVENEAKSPGCAASGSKQVIPGDTCSGKSANLDTGSTYIDTRTKHSRNGLVNENECNHVGEIVHEVVSSAQPDVSNDDLDRGSPDTAGQAHGGTESEKDIENVHQEASSTQQDVHIVDSATENLNISQSESGNKEPIAAEDRFMDGRAANAESVVEQQNKEGPEISPKKRRKASRPLGRREKKALTRRQSLAAAGTCWKAGVRRSNRIKTRPLEYWKGERFIRGRVHESLDTVIGIKCISTPSPGGKVGRLKVTSYMSEQKELVESIALH; this comes from the exons ATGGCTTTAATTGATTATCGGAGCTCCGATCCAGTGGATCCACTTCAATCCGTCTCTCTATTATCGATTTGTCAGCAGACCTACAATGATATTCCGGCGCCTGGTGACTCCGACTACTTAGATTCTGTTCACGATTTACATAAATCAATG GGATTAAATAATTGTGAGAAGCTTTTTGACGAGGCCAAGGAATTTAATTCAGAAGTGTTAGTTTCTGAGCTTGCTCCTAATGGAGCATCTGAGAACAATAATGAAGGTGTTGCCAAACCTAAACGAAATCTTGAAGAACGGCGACCTGGTTTGGGACTTAAGCGTGGACGTCCAAGTTTTCGTTTAAACCCGGATAAAGG TCCTCCTTCTGTGAGTTTGGAGACTACTTTGGACATGGATAAGCTGCAAGATCCAAATGAGTTTTTCTCAGCCTTCTACAAAAATGAAT TTGTCAGAGAAGAAATAAAAAGACAGACAGGTGGCAATATGACCGGGAAAAATGAAAACAATCCACCTGCCAATCAGCGTCGCCGTCGACCAAGCCTTTTTGG GAAGAAAGCCAGTTATAAGCATAAGTATTCATCTGCAATTTCGGAAAATGATGAAACTATTATAGCCTCTCAAGCAATTTCGGAAAATGATGAAACTATTATAGCCTCTCAAGAGACATCAGAGCAGGAGAAGCTTAGTCCATCAAATCTTGTTTCACAAAAACACAGTGTTGAATTGCAGGAAGGGCAATCAG GGGGGATGCTAGATGAACTGTTATCAAGAGATATTGAAGATTTAGACCCAGACGGGGCTTTATCATTGTTACAAGAGCAACTGCAGATTAAACCTCTTGATTTAGACAAGTACCTCAATGACTTCAGTGATTCTGGAAACATTGATATAATGgacttggaagaagaaatgcCAGTGAGGCGAAAAGCACTCTCAGATATCCAGAATGTGGTGAATGATTTAATTGATAAGAATCCTGGCAGTCATAAACAGGTGACAAGAAGTAAAAGTCATTCTCTAATGTCCTCTACTCCCCCAAAAAGGCTGTCTGCTGCATCATCTTTATTTGGAGAGGGGAAATCATTGTCAAAACCATTTCACTTCCCATCCTCAGCTGCTGATCTTGACCTGTCACCTGCTAAACTTCCTACACACGAATGCTTTAACGGACAATCAGTTGAACTTGGTGCAATGAATGAGCCTAGTATTCATGGAGTAATCAACTTTCAAGTAGAAAATGAAGCTAAAAGCCCCGGTTGTGCTGCTTCAGGTTCAAAACAGGTGATACCAGGAGATACTTGTTCAGGAAAATCTGCAAATTTGGACACAGGAAGCACATATATTGACACAAGGACAAAGCACTCCCGCAATGGCTTGGTGAATGAAAATGAGTGCAATCAT GTTGGAGAAATAGTGCATGAAGTTGTTTCCTCTGCGCAACCGGATGTTAGTAACGATGACTTGGATAGGGGCAGTCCTGATACTGCTGGCCAGGCACATGGTGGAACTGAGTCAGAGAAGGAT ATTGAAAACGTACATCAGGAAGCTTCTTCTACCCAACAAGATGTCCACATTGTGGACTCAGCAACTGAAAATTTAAATATCAGCCAAAGTGAGTCGG GCAACAAAGAACCTATTGCTGCTGAAGACCGATTTATGGACGGACGTGCAGCTAATGCAGAAAGTGTCGTAGAGCAACAAAACAAG GAAGGCCCTGAGATATCTCCCAAAAAAAGAAGGAAAGCAAGTAGACCACTTGGGCGTAGGGAAAAAAAAGCCCTTACTCGTAGGCAAAGTCTTGCAG CTGCTGGTACATGCTGGAAGGCCGGTGTACGTCGGAGCAACAGAATCAAAACAAGGCCATTAGAATATTGGAAAGGAGAACGATTTATACGTGGACGTGTACATGAAA GTCTGGACACGGTGATTGGGATCAAGTGTATTTCTACCCCATCACCCGGTGGTAAAGTGGGTAGGTTAAAGGTGACATCCTATATGTCTGAACAGAAGGAGCTTGTTGAGTCAATCGCACTGCACTGA
- the LOC141720901 gene encoding uncharacterized protein LOC141720901 codes for MAVAFTHLSWWLWSGKHQEPRVSNGSSLSSSPDAESREPDTSKLPMTNGKNLAPASKRVKKKAPSYKGRKAVGEYDVVIVPSDGGCFSGSESDDSDWSIGWLEPPGPGFDSDNESDDSFAVLVPCYGRGRREMKDSAKDKLNIVAEVPDTYAAEKKYMERWLSSLQNS; via the exons ATGGCAGTAGCATTTACCCACTTGTCTTGGTGGTTGTGGAGTGGAAAGCATCAAGAGCCTAGAGTCTCCAATGGTTCTTCATTGAGTTCTTCACCTGATGCAGAATCGAGAGAACCAGATACTTCTAAATTACCAATGACAAATGGAAAGAATTTGGCACCGGCATCTAAAAGGGTCAAGAAAAAAGCCCCGAGCTATAAGGGAAGGAAAGCTGTGGGAGAATATGATGTTGTGATTGTGCCATCTGATGGAGGTTGTTTTTCAGGATCTGAGTCTGATGATTCGGATTGGTCGATAGGATGGTTGGAGCCTCCTGGACCTGGTTTTGACAGTGATAATGAATCAGATGATAGTTTCGCTGTGTTGGTTCCTTGTTATGGGCGTGGACGTAGGGAAATGAAAGACAGTGCAAAGGACAAGTTGAACATAGTTGCAGAAGTCCCTGACACATATGCAGCTG AGAAAAAGTATATGGAACGGTGGCTCTCTTCACTGCAAAACAGCTGA
- the LOC141720899 gene encoding centromere protein C isoform X1 gives MALIDYRSSDPVDPLQSVSLLSICQQTYNDIPAPGDSDYLDSVHDLHKSMGLNNCEKLFDEAKEFNSEVLVSELAPNGASENNNEGVAKPKRNLEERRPGLGLKRGRPSFRLNPDKGPPSVSLETTLDMDKLQDPNEFFSAFYKNEFVREEIKRQTGGNMTGKNENNPPANQRRRRPSLFGKKASYKHKYSSAISENDETIIASQAISENDETIIASQETSEQEKLSPSNLVSQKHSVELQEGQSGPVSKSENAAGGMLDELLSRDIEDLDPDGALSLLQEQLQIKPLDLDKYLNDFSDSGNIDIMDLEEEMPVRRKALSDIQNVVNDLIDKNPGSHKQVTRSKSHSLMSSTPPKRLSAASSLFGEGKSLSKPFHFPSSAADLDLSPAKLPTHECFNGQSVELGAMNEPSIHGVINFQVENEAKSPGCAASGSKQVIPGDTCSGKSANLDTGSTYIDTRTKHSRNGLVNENECNHVGEIVHEVVSSAQPDVSNDDLDRGSPDTAGQAHGGTESEKDIENVHQEASSTQQDVHIVDSATENLNISQSESGNKEPIAAEDRFMDGRAANAESVVEQQNKEGPEISPKKRRKASRPLGRREKKALTRRQSLAAAGTCWKAGVRRSNRIKTRPLEYWKGERFIRGRVHESLDTVIGIKCISTPSPGGKVGRLKVTSYMSEQKELVESIALH, from the exons ATGGCTTTAATTGATTATCGGAGCTCCGATCCAGTGGATCCACTTCAATCCGTCTCTCTATTATCGATTTGTCAGCAGACCTACAATGATATTCCGGCGCCTGGTGACTCCGACTACTTAGATTCTGTTCACGATTTACATAAATCAATG GGATTAAATAATTGTGAGAAGCTTTTTGACGAGGCCAAGGAATTTAATTCAGAAGTGTTAGTTTCTGAGCTTGCTCCTAATGGAGCATCTGAGAACAATAATGAAGGTGTTGCCAAACCTAAACGAAATCTTGAAGAACGGCGACCTGGTTTGGGACTTAAGCGTGGACGTCCAAGTTTTCGTTTAAACCCGGATAAAGG TCCTCCTTCTGTGAGTTTGGAGACTACTTTGGACATGGATAAGCTGCAAGATCCAAATGAGTTTTTCTCAGCCTTCTACAAAAATGAAT TTGTCAGAGAAGAAATAAAAAGACAGACAGGTGGCAATATGACCGGGAAAAATGAAAACAATCCACCTGCCAATCAGCGTCGCCGTCGACCAAGCCTTTTTGG GAAGAAAGCCAGTTATAAGCATAAGTATTCATCTGCAATTTCGGAAAATGATGAAACTATTATAGCCTCTCAAGCAATTTCGGAAAATGATGAAACTATTATAGCCTCTCAAGAGACATCAGAGCAGGAGAAGCTTAGTCCATCAAATCTTGTTTCACAAAAACACAGTGTTGAATTGCAGGAAGGGCAATCAG GGCCTGTCTCTAAGTCCGAGAACGCTGCAGGGGGGATGCTAGATGAACTGTTATCAAGAGATATTGAAGATTTAGACCCAGACGGGGCTTTATCATTGTTACAAGAGCAACTGCAGATTAAACCTCTTGATTTAGACAAGTACCTCAATGACTTCAGTGATTCTGGAAACATTGATATAATGgacttggaagaagaaatgcCAGTGAGGCGAAAAGCACTCTCAGATATCCAGAATGTGGTGAATGATTTAATTGATAAGAATCCTGGCAGTCATAAACAGGTGACAAGAAGTAAAAGTCATTCTCTAATGTCCTCTACTCCCCCAAAAAGGCTGTCTGCTGCATCATCTTTATTTGGAGAGGGGAAATCATTGTCAAAACCATTTCACTTCCCATCCTCAGCTGCTGATCTTGACCTGTCACCTGCTAAACTTCCTACACACGAATGCTTTAACGGACAATCAGTTGAACTTGGTGCAATGAATGAGCCTAGTATTCATGGAGTAATCAACTTTCAAGTAGAAAATGAAGCTAAAAGCCCCGGTTGTGCTGCTTCAGGTTCAAAACAGGTGATACCAGGAGATACTTGTTCAGGAAAATCTGCAAATTTGGACACAGGAAGCACATATATTGACACAAGGACAAAGCACTCCCGCAATGGCTTGGTGAATGAAAATGAGTGCAATCAT GTTGGAGAAATAGTGCATGAAGTTGTTTCCTCTGCGCAACCGGATGTTAGTAACGATGACTTGGATAGGGGCAGTCCTGATACTGCTGGCCAGGCACATGGTGGAACTGAGTCAGAGAAGGAT ATTGAAAACGTACATCAGGAAGCTTCTTCTACCCAACAAGATGTCCACATTGTGGACTCAGCAACTGAAAATTTAAATATCAGCCAAAGTGAGTCGG GCAACAAAGAACCTATTGCTGCTGAAGACCGATTTATGGACGGACGTGCAGCTAATGCAGAAAGTGTCGTAGAGCAACAAAACAAG GAAGGCCCTGAGATATCTCCCAAAAAAAGAAGGAAAGCAAGTAGACCACTTGGGCGTAGGGAAAAAAAAGCCCTTACTCGTAGGCAAAGTCTTGCAG CTGCTGGTACATGCTGGAAGGCCGGTGTACGTCGGAGCAACAGAATCAAAACAAGGCCATTAGAATATTGGAAAGGAGAACGATTTATACGTGGACGTGTACATGAAA GTCTGGACACGGTGATTGGGATCAAGTGTATTTCTACCCCATCACCCGGTGGTAAAGTGGGTAGGTTAAAGGTGACATCCTATATGTCTGAACAGAAGGAGCTTGTTGAGTCAATCGCACTGCACTGA
- the LOC141719573 gene encoding protein NETWORKED 2A-like gives MEEKVHYVLNVINEDGDSFMMKADMFFRKRPELVSYIEDCLLGYRALARRYNKLSMVMQNANRTIASAFPEKMHHHMDDDFDDIPPVTTSSSKPERPHKSLPPPPEHSSPKKSPTLSRNISVKSPTRIMSRKGPLKLGSTKDAEVAEAAATQISGLSRSEALVEVDRLQKGILALQTEKEFLKSSYENGIAKCLDIENEVTFIQAKVNLLQDEFGIEKAIEDDEARMLMAATALNSCQEKITILRDKQEKSVEEAKGESGKLDKVRDKFETMVEQLRKDDSVPETKKLQNSDQKISIEEEIKNLGMVNVSLKEQLQVDGDSNLTVTILAEKIDELVDTVLRVESAVSSQGAIVKRLSSESNELQEKLRSLEVDKKTLTDSSDHKNKKIRDLESELQMIQSKQCITNQDKTSQNMMDRRSSIDDSFDKVQNVESLEPKLQVKQGNNHVDDQSTQELKMKGNEKNKNSQSMLKHGSSSTDNSVNKVQNMKSHDPPREVTGTNPMLSPKRNYIENSRADEEVQKDENHDSKVLAAEPELHSKQGNNHLDDHSMQDLKMKGNENKHENSSMMDDSDAHEYVTIEEHHPKWRQILRNDLEDREKLLLEEYTSLLKNFTQVKKKLNDSEKKQRANLFKTTLQLKVLKSANASKDAEIQSLHKKLNLLKSEHDVPNTNKSTKGDHRQVSDTSSPNLEQREAYDILEGQVESIATKKLTVATQTNDNERYDRGEMELESAISSIEEKIRMDLDELLEENIDFWLKYSTSFHQVEKFQTTFEDLQAELTELNESKKREGSIVQHSDVRPIYMHLREIQTELTLWLEQNVVLEDDLENRISSIYSIQEEISRSSNADSVGSDDSELTDYQAAKFTGEVMNMKNQNNKVADELLDGIERVKKLKVKIKNEVAELDKEFGFSAAKDQRTKQSRSRVPLRSFLFGTKLKKQKGPLLACITPRHQSQQSDVCEVQTTSK, from the coding sequence ATGGAAGAAAAAGTACATTATGTACTAAATGTCATCAATGAAGATGGCGACTCGTTTATGATGAAGGCAGACATGTTTTTCAGAAAGAGGCCTGAACTGGTGAGCTACATAGAAGATTGCCTCCTGGGATACAGAGCTTTAGCACGGAGATATAATAAATTATCAATGGTCATGCAAAATGCCAATCGAACAATTGCCTCTGCTTTCCCTGAAAAAATGCACCACCATATGGATGATGATTTTGATGATATTCCACCAGTAACCACTTCCTCTAGTAAACCAGAACGTCCGCACAAATCACTTCCACCGCCCCCTGAGCATAGCAGTCCCAAGAAAAGTCCTACTTTAAGTAGGAATATAAGTGTTAAGAGTCCAACTAGAATAATGTCAAGGAAGGGGCCTCTCAAGCTTGGTTCCACTAAGGATGCTGAAGTTGCCGAGGCAGCAGCTACTCAAATATCAGGTTTGAGCAGAAGTGAGGCACTTGTTGAAGTTGATAGGCTTCAGAAGGGAATTTTGGCACTTCAAACTGAGAAAGAGTTTTTAAAAAGCTCATACGAAAATGGTATTGCAAAGTGTTTGGACATAGAAAACGAGGTTACTTTTATTCAAGCCAAAGTTAATTTATTACAAGATGAATTTGGTATAGAAAAAGCTATCGAGGATGATGAAGCACGGATGTTAATGGCAGCTACAGCTTTGAATTCGTGCCAGGAGAAAATAACGATTTTGCGAGACAAACAAGAGAAGTCAGTTGAGGAGGCAAAAGGAGAATCAGGAAAACTTGACAAAGTCCGGGATAAGTTTGAGACAATGGTAGAACAGCTTCGTAAAGACGATTCTGTTCCAGAAACTAAGAAATTGCAGAATTCAGACCAAAAGATAAGCATCGAAGAAGAAATTAAAAATTTGGGAATGGTAAATGTAAGTTTGAAGGAACAGCTTCAAGTGGATGGAGATTCAAATTTAACAGTGACCATACTTGCTGAAAAGATCGATGAACTTGTTGACACGGTCCTTAGAGTAGAGTCTGCAGTATCTTCTCAGGGTGCTATAGTGAAAAGATTGAGTTCAGAAAGTAATGAGCTTCAAGAGAAACTTCGGAGCTTAGAAGTGGATAAGAAAACATTAACTGATAGTTCAGACCACAAGAACAAGAAGATCAGAGATTTGGAAAGCGAGTTGCAAATGATCCAGAGCAAGCAATGCATAACTAACCAAGACAAAACCTCCCAAAATATGATGGACAGACGTTCTAGCATTGATGATTCATTTGATAAGGTTCAAAATGTGGAATCTCTTGAACCGAAGTTGCAGGTCAAGCAAGGCAATAATCATGTAGATGATCAGTCAACACAAGAATTGAAGATGAAAGGCAATGAAAAGAACAAAAACTCCCAAAGTATGTTAAAGCACGGAAGTTCTAGCACTGATAATTCAGTTAATAAGGTCCAAAATATGAAGTCCCATGATCCACCGAGAGAAGTTACAGGTACCAATCCTATGCTGTCTCCTAAGAGAAATTACATAGAAAATTCAAGAGCAGACGAGGAAGTACAGAAGGATGAAAATCACGACAGCAAAGTTCTCGCAGCTGAACCGGAGTTGCATTCCAAACAAGGCAATAATCATCTAGATGATCATTCAATGCAAGATTTGAAGATGAAAGGCAATGAAAACAAACATGAGAATTCGTCTATGATGGATGACAGTGATGCACATGAATATGTTACAATTGAAGAACATCATCCAAAGTGGAGACAAATACTTCGGAACGATTTGGAGGACCGAGAGAAGCTTCTACTGGAAGAGTACACCTCACTTCTGAAAAATTTTACGCAAGTAAAGAAGAAGCTCAATGATTCGGAAAAGAAACAACGGGCTAACCTCTTCAAAACTACACTGCAACTGAAAGTTTTGAAGAGTGCCAATGCTTCTAAAGATGCAGAAATTCAGTCTTTACATAAAAAACTGAACTTGTTAAAGTCAGAACATGATGTTCCAAACACAAATAAAAGCACCAAAGGAGATCATCGTCAGGTATCAGACACTTCATCTCCTAATCTAGAGCAAAGGGAAGCATATGACATTTTAGAAGGACAAGTGGAATCAATTGCGACTAAAAAATTAACAGTTGCAACACAAACAAATGATAATGAAAGGTATGACCGTGGTGAAATGGAACTAGAATCTGCTATTTCAAGTATTGAAGAAAAGATCCGTATGGACCTTGATGAATTGCTTGAGGAAAACATAGATTTCTGGCTAAAATACAGTACATCATTTCATCAAGTCGAAAAGTTCCAAACCACATTCGAAGACTTGCAAGCAGAACTGACTGAACTAAATGAAAGCAAGAAACGAGAAGGAAGTATTGTCCAGCACTCAGACGTTCGACCAATCTACATGCATTTACGAGAAATACAAACAGAATTAACACTATGGTTAGAGCAAAACGTAGTTCTTGAGGATGATTTAGAGAACAGAATATCGTCAATATATAGTATTCAAGAAGAGATATCAAGATCATCAAATGCAGATTCTGTGGGTTCAGATGACAGCGAGCTTACTGATTATCAAGCTGCAAAGTTTACTGGTGAAGTTATGAATATGAAAAACCAAAATAATAAAGTAGCAGATGAACTTCTAGATGGGATAGAACGTGTAAAGAAACTTAAAGTGAAGATTAAAAATGAAGTAGCAGAACTGGATAAAGAGTTTGGATTTTCGGCTGCAAAGGATCAACGGACAAAGCAGTCTAGAAGTAGAGTACCCTTGAGGTCTTTCTTGTTTGGTACCAAGTTAAAGAAGCAGAAGGGGCCATTACTTGCTTGCATTACTCCCAGACATCAGTCACAGCAGAGTGATGTATGTGAGGTACAAACAACGTCTAAATAG
- the LOC141720899 gene encoding centromere protein C isoform X2, producing MALIDYRSSDPVDPLQSVSLLSICQQTYNDIPAPGDSDYLDSVHDLHKSMGLNNCEKLFDEAKEFNSEVLVSELAPNGASENNNEGVAKPKRNLEERRPGLGLKRGRPSFRLNPDKGPPSVSLETTLDMDKLQDPNEFFSAFYKNEFVREEIKRQTGGNMTGKNENNPPANQRRRRPSLFGKKASYKHKYSSAISENDETIIASQAISENDETIIASQETSEQEKLSPSNLVSQKHSVELQEGQSGPVSKSENAAGGMLDELLSRDIEDLDPDGALSLLQEQLQIKPLDLDKYLNDFSDSGNIDIMDLEEEMPVRRKALSDIQNVVNDLIDKNPGSHKQVTRSKSHSLMSSTPPKRLSAASSLFGEGKSLSKPFHFPSSAADLDLSPAKLPTHECFNGQSVELGAMNEPSIHGVINFQVENEAKSPGCAASGSKQVIPGDTCSGKSANLDTGSTYIDTRTKHSRNGLVNENECNHVGEIVHEVVSSAQPDVSNDDLDRGSPDTAGQAHGGTESEKDIENVHQEASSTQQDVHIVDSATENLNISQSNKEPIAAEDRFMDGRAANAESVVEQQNKEGPEISPKKRRKASRPLGRREKKALTRRQSLAAAGTCWKAGVRRSNRIKTRPLEYWKGERFIRGRVHESLDTVIGIKCISTPSPGGKVGRLKVTSYMSEQKELVESIALH from the exons ATGGCTTTAATTGATTATCGGAGCTCCGATCCAGTGGATCCACTTCAATCCGTCTCTCTATTATCGATTTGTCAGCAGACCTACAATGATATTCCGGCGCCTGGTGACTCCGACTACTTAGATTCTGTTCACGATTTACATAAATCAATG GGATTAAATAATTGTGAGAAGCTTTTTGACGAGGCCAAGGAATTTAATTCAGAAGTGTTAGTTTCTGAGCTTGCTCCTAATGGAGCATCTGAGAACAATAATGAAGGTGTTGCCAAACCTAAACGAAATCTTGAAGAACGGCGACCTGGTTTGGGACTTAAGCGTGGACGTCCAAGTTTTCGTTTAAACCCGGATAAAGG TCCTCCTTCTGTGAGTTTGGAGACTACTTTGGACATGGATAAGCTGCAAGATCCAAATGAGTTTTTCTCAGCCTTCTACAAAAATGAAT TTGTCAGAGAAGAAATAAAAAGACAGACAGGTGGCAATATGACCGGGAAAAATGAAAACAATCCACCTGCCAATCAGCGTCGCCGTCGACCAAGCCTTTTTGG GAAGAAAGCCAGTTATAAGCATAAGTATTCATCTGCAATTTCGGAAAATGATGAAACTATTATAGCCTCTCAAGCAATTTCGGAAAATGATGAAACTATTATAGCCTCTCAAGAGACATCAGAGCAGGAGAAGCTTAGTCCATCAAATCTTGTTTCACAAAAACACAGTGTTGAATTGCAGGAAGGGCAATCAG GGCCTGTCTCTAAGTCCGAGAACGCTGCAGGGGGGATGCTAGATGAACTGTTATCAAGAGATATTGAAGATTTAGACCCAGACGGGGCTTTATCATTGTTACAAGAGCAACTGCAGATTAAACCTCTTGATTTAGACAAGTACCTCAATGACTTCAGTGATTCTGGAAACATTGATATAATGgacttggaagaagaaatgcCAGTGAGGCGAAAAGCACTCTCAGATATCCAGAATGTGGTGAATGATTTAATTGATAAGAATCCTGGCAGTCATAAACAGGTGACAAGAAGTAAAAGTCATTCTCTAATGTCCTCTACTCCCCCAAAAAGGCTGTCTGCTGCATCATCTTTATTTGGAGAGGGGAAATCATTGTCAAAACCATTTCACTTCCCATCCTCAGCTGCTGATCTTGACCTGTCACCTGCTAAACTTCCTACACACGAATGCTTTAACGGACAATCAGTTGAACTTGGTGCAATGAATGAGCCTAGTATTCATGGAGTAATCAACTTTCAAGTAGAAAATGAAGCTAAAAGCCCCGGTTGTGCTGCTTCAGGTTCAAAACAGGTGATACCAGGAGATACTTGTTCAGGAAAATCTGCAAATTTGGACACAGGAAGCACATATATTGACACAAGGACAAAGCACTCCCGCAATGGCTTGGTGAATGAAAATGAGTGCAATCAT GTTGGAGAAATAGTGCATGAAGTTGTTTCCTCTGCGCAACCGGATGTTAGTAACGATGACTTGGATAGGGGCAGTCCTGATACTGCTGGCCAGGCACATGGTGGAACTGAGTCAGAGAAGGAT ATTGAAAACGTACATCAGGAAGCTTCTTCTACCCAACAAGATGTCCACATTGTGGACTCAGCAACTGAAAATTTAAATATCAGCCAAA GCAACAAAGAACCTATTGCTGCTGAAGACCGATTTATGGACGGACGTGCAGCTAATGCAGAAAGTGTCGTAGAGCAACAAAACAAG GAAGGCCCTGAGATATCTCCCAAAAAAAGAAGGAAAGCAAGTAGACCACTTGGGCGTAGGGAAAAAAAAGCCCTTACTCGTAGGCAAAGTCTTGCAG CTGCTGGTACATGCTGGAAGGCCGGTGTACGTCGGAGCAACAGAATCAAAACAAGGCCATTAGAATATTGGAAAGGAGAACGATTTATACGTGGACGTGTACATGAAA GTCTGGACACGGTGATTGGGATCAAGTGTATTTCTACCCCATCACCCGGTGGTAAAGTGGGTAGGTTAAAGGTGACATCCTATATGTCTGAACAGAAGGAGCTTGTTGAGTCAATCGCACTGCACTGA